The DNA sequence CCCAATCCTTTCTCAACCACTACCACATCCAGATCACCTTTTCCTGTTGTCTGTGTTGGAATGGAATGGAAGATGTCGATCACCTATTCTTCTTTTGCCCCTTCTCTACCTCCATTTGGAAGAAGGTTCTCCACTCTTGTTGGCCCTCTCCCTGAGCCATCCTCCTTCTCTCctgagaatggatttggattgatatgaccttcTGCGGCTCCTCCATATGTGAAACAGTTGAGAAGCTTGCTTTTTGAGCCActatcaaccacctttggatggaacgtAATCTCCTTAGATGGAGCACCAAAACTCGTTCCCTATaagggatttggaaagccatttaCTTTGACGTTTCCTCCAAGCTCAGATCTCTTCGTCACCGCCCGGTCCGCAACACCCCAAGGacacaggctcattgttgtctcatGGGGTCTCTCTGCCACTATTACCCCCCCAACTGATGTTTCCCCCaattagttttttttgtttgtgtGGGGCCGTGTCCCCTTTTGTAGCCTTTTGGCACCCCCCTATCtctccctttgtatattctttttcttcgtaatatattattcattcatccaaaaaaaaaaagatacaagtCATGAGTGTAAAAACTGATCACAGTCATATACTTCAAAATTACATAGGACTTTCGGAGCACATACTAAATTTATTGcggggcagagagagagagagattagaatCACAGTGTTTACTACCTGAAAGTATGGATGATTAGCACTTGATGAGTAGTCATAAAACACACGGAAAGAGGAGTTATTTATCTCAACAGAAACCCGTGCAACCATTTCTAATGCTCTTGCATCCATTAACTGTGAGAGACTGTTCAAGCCACGTGGTACCAGGAAAACATGGCCATATTCAACAGGGTTTGCCttgaaaaaacagagagagacgTTGGAGCATTAATTGGGCCATAGACACTATAATTTTCATTAGAGAACAAGAATGGATACACAGTCTAAACATCGTATAAGGTAATCAGTGGACATTGCAAGACTATCTAGACAAATTACAAGCACGTAATTATCAAGACTAGCGTTCAATGTGACTCAACTAGAAATCTACAGGTCCAAAAATTAGCACAACAGTATTGGAAGTTTATATCTTCCACATTGTTGCATTCTTTGAAGacctggagagagagagagagagagggttgtgaGTCTTAAATCATGAGGACTTTCACCTCATAAGATCCGTGTAGCAATATTGCATAGGTCATCCTTGCCATCTAATTTAATGCTGTAAAGTAAACAGCTACATTCAATCAAATATAATCTTACATTAACAATAACAAGTGAGGCACCATCAGGTATTGTGGCTGAATGAATAATCTTGGGGTTGGTTTGTTCTCCACTTGCAATACCAAAGAGTAGCCACTCCCTGTGCATCTTCATGCATTTAGATGTGAAAGGATTCTGCTTCAGAAAATTGTTCAAATTCCATCCTTCGTTCAACTGAGCAACAAAGTTTCTCCTGCCATCAATGACCTGCAAAGCATCTCAATGTTTATTAGTTGGTTGCTTTGTATAGCAGAAAATCTAAGATTGACTGGCTCCGGCCATAAAAATGTAATAAGTTAAAGCAAAATTACCTTCAATTCACAAGCGGTAACATCATATCTGAGAAAGCCTTTCCAGGCACAATCTTCCCACTGCAGAATACATAAAAAGTTCACTGACAGGATCTGTAACTAAATGTCAGGAAGATGTTAAAACTACTAGCATACCTgagcaagaaaaagagaatCCAGTAGGGTTTGATCTTCTGTAGGAGTGCAAGAAAGCCTTCCACATGCACCATTGTCTAAAGCAGACCGGCTACCCAGCCAGTAAAGAGGAATCTTGGTACCTGGCAAAAACCGTAAATATTTAGAACACATTGGAGGAAATAAATGGGTACTAGAGAGTAGTGACGAGTGTCAAAACGACAGAGGGGCAATGTAATGAATTCCCaatcacaattgggttacaccaaggatctGCTCTaaatccttatttgtttgcactcattatggatgatctaaccagacacatccaagactcggttccatggtgtatgctatttgcTGATGAGATTGTGCTGATAGATGAAACTGTGGatgggattaatactaaactggagctatggagatcaagcttggaatcaagaggttttaggttaagtagaacgaagacagaatatatgatgtgcccctttaGTCAATCTAGAGGAGAGGAGGGAGTGGTGAAGCTAGGGGAACAAGAACTACCCCGGAGggactgttttaaatacttggggtctatcattgacaaagagggggatatagaggatgacgttgcccataggattaaagtggggtggatgaagtgaCAAGGTGCGGCGGGAGtgttatatgacaaaagaatacatattaaacttaagggaaaattttacaggacAGTTGTACGACCAACTATGTCGTCTAgagtggaatgttgggcagtcaagaagaacactttgaataaactgagtgtagcggagatgagaatgttgagaggcaTGTACggcaagaccaggagagatagggtaaggaatgaACGTATTAGAAATGTTtaggggttgcaccaatccaagacaaactccgtcagagccgattgaggtggtatggccatgtccaaCGGAGACCTATGGAGGCCCTAGTAAAgaagagtgaccagattcacttggagggagctagaaaaggtaggggcaggcctaagatgactattaacaAAGTAGTCCGAAAAGATATGTAAAGCGTAGGGCTCGACCCTAGTATGACTTTGGATAGAGTgcgtggaggacaaggacccgtgtTGCTGACCCCCTATAGGGGATGTTTCCATGATGCGTCTTTCTATGTTGTTGTACCTTCTTCTATTATCCCCATGTTTATTCTTTTTAACCTATCCTTTATATGcttttttactttctatttccCATATTGGATCCATGCAGcagaccccattcagttgggataaggttatgattgttgttgttgttgtataactTGCCAAGTTCAGAAGGACCAACTACACTACCAAAAGAGTCACTGTAAATGAGAGCTACAAGTAGAACAATATCTTGTCTTTTAAGTACCGAAATAAGTTAATTAAGACATACCCTTAATTAGTTTTAAATTCTTAAGTTACAGGTAGTCTGCtggtaaataaataattttgctACCCAAATACTAACACTCTTATCCACAGAATGGTAAAGAACTAAATCTAATGGTCAATGAATAAACAATTGCCTAATCCCCTCGTTCATTAAGAATCAGGGAAATGCTTAaaatattttgagttttgactttTTGACAATTTCTAAAGTCTGCAAAAGCAGTAGTAGCCTAGTATGTAAACTGACTCAAGACAAATAACTAGCATTTCTACAAGGAGTTCACAACCAGAAAACGTGCAAAAGTAACCACCACaaaagtactaacctttttcttttttgtttgatttagcCAACTGATGAAAACCAGAGAAACTTGCATACTATCTCAATGCATAGAAACTTGTATGCTGTATTTAGTCCAAAACTGAAATGAAGTATTTGTAAAATTGTGTAGATTTACCACATGGGTATGGTAGTCAAATCCCCTACTGTACTCTATTACTATTAGGATTAGTTGGTGGTCATGACAGGGGGAGTGCCCTATTATGATATGCTTTTTTCTCATTAAGTTTCCTTATTCGTTGGTGGTTAGTCTTAGTCTTAGTCTTGTCCAATGTATACTCCTACAACGAgtctatttgttttattgttataaataaaggtggtAATCCACAATAGAAGGTCGTCTGAGTCTATCGTGGTTCATcaattctcttctctcctatcGTGTTATAAATAAAGTTTCAAATCCTGTTTCGTTACGTGGTACCAGAGTTGTAACCAGTACTTACCTTCTTCAAGATATCTGTTCGAGAATCGGCAAGGTTCTTCGGTTTATGGTGTACATCCACCTATGCAGTTTGTTTCTCTTtgtgaaaccctagttgataAAAGAAGAGGAACTAAGGTTTCATATATAGATGAAGACTGAAGTTTGAATGATGTATTACCTGGTTTTATTTATCCCTCTGCTGCTATTTGCTACTATCCAGGTACAAAGTCACATGCTGGGAAAAGAGGTATATATCACACCCATTCACACACGCAAGGTGCAGCATCAGCCTGAACGCGGAGAAGATTTCCCTCAAATGCTGATAAGAGTATCAGGAAACCATGTGAAGTCACCCCTATTTCACGCTCTAGGGATATCGTGTGCTGCTGTCAAATTGCTGGTTTTCTTTTACAAGTGGTTGAAAAATCGAAGAACTAATGTACTGGTATCAATTTTTCTGAATTAATTTCGCAGCATGAATGGTAGGATGTTGTTGCTATTTTCTAATATCATTGTCGTGGCATATgttatttgctgatgatatggttttagtggatgagacaaCAGTAAGGAAAAAAGATAACCTGaatatggagatcaaccttggaatcaagaggttttaagataattAGAATGAATACGGAATacatggtgtgtaactttagtcaaaCTATGATGGATAACGAAGTGGAACTGGGGAAAGAGAGCTATCACAAAGTGATTGTTTTAGTCATATAGGGTCAAACCATAAAAAAGgagggtgatatagaggataatGTTTTCCAGAAAATTAAAGT is a window from the Macadamia integrifolia cultivar HAES 741 chromosome 5, SCU_Mint_v3, whole genome shotgun sequence genome containing:
- the LOC122079919 gene encoding GDP-L-galactose phosphorylase 1-like isoform X3, which translates into the protein MFTVNQFEDDYCMLKYDAASEHSQVPWMPLQGTKIPLYWLGSRSALDNGACGRLSCTPTEDQTLLDSLFLAQWEDCAWKGFLRYDVTACELKVIDGRRNFVAQLNEGWNLNNFLKQNPFTSKCMKMHREWLLFGIASGEQTNPKIIHSATIPDGASLVIVNANPVEYGHVFLVPRGLNSLSQLMDARALEMVARVSVEINNSSFRVFYDYSSSANHPYFQACYFANPLPVELMSVVAIHGGQKLEGLHIYEVKDYPVKAFLFIGNGNLKILIEVVVNICSWLQDQMVPYSMLISDCGTKMYLFPKPDFWRQHLCVDREGNSCP
- the LOC122079919 gene encoding GDP-L-galactose phosphorylase 1-like isoform X2: MFTVNQFEDDYCMLKYDAASEHSQVPWMPLQGTKIPLYWLGSRSALDNGACGRLSCTPTEDQTLLDSLFLAQWEDCAWKGFLRYDVTACELKVIDGRRNFVAQLNEGWNLNNFLKQNPFTSKCMKMHREWLLFGIASGEQTNPKIIHSATIPDGASLVIVNANPVEYGHVFLVPRGLNSLSQLMDARALEMVARVSVEINNSSFRVFYDYSSSANHPYFQACYFANPLPVELMSVVAIHGGQKLEGLHIYEVKDYPVKAFLFIGNGNLKILIEVVVNICSWLQDQMVPYSMLISDCGTKMYLFPKIFGGNTCVWIGKEIPALDFSALAKAEPLNGNRQCALVSCQIWGCNSTI
- the LOC122079919 gene encoding GDP-L-galactose phosphorylase 1-like isoform X1 is translated as MFTVNQFEDDYCMLKYDAASEHSQVPWMPLQGTKIPLYWLGSRSALDNGACGRLSCTPTEDQTLLDSLFLAQWEDCAWKGFLRYDVTACELKVIDGRRNFVAQLNEGWNLNNFLKQNPFTSKCMKMHREWLLFGIASGEQTNPKIIHSATIPDGASLVIVNANPVEYGHVFLVPRGLNSLSQLMDARALEMVARVSVEINNSSFRVFYDYSSSANHPYFQACYFANPLPVELMSVVAIHGGQKLEGLHIYEVKDYPVKAFLFIGNGNLKILIEVVVNICSWLQDQMVPYSMLISDCGTKMYLFPKRLMVGSSLSAWECGGYIVFKDRFEFDQATEEAVMERLGALSLDDECFSTVKQLCCSVASKLAT